In the uncultured Methanobacterium sp. genome, one interval contains:
- a CDS encoding M42 family metallopeptidase: MKQLLEKLSNASGVSGFEDEVRNLMLEELKGHVDDLDVDNMGNLIATKNGKPDGKKVMLAAHMDEIGLMVRYIDKEGFIKFSKLGGINDQMLLNQEVYIHSNGEQILGVVGSKPPHRMKAAEKKKPVQYENMFIDIGASDKEDAEEMVNIGDPITIKQKFAELKNDLVMGNAMDNRVGCAIMVEVMKRARSDATIYGVGTVQEEVGLKGARTAAYRINPDMALALDVTISGDHPGMKEEDAPAKAGKGPCIILTDASGRGIITHPQVKELLIQVAEEEEIPYQLEVSEGGTTDATAIHLTREGIPTGVISPPSRYIHTPVSVVNINDVENAVKLILAVLNRL, from the coding sequence ATGAAACAATTACTTGAAAAACTATCTAATGCATCTGGTGTATCTGGATTTGAAGATGAAGTTCGCAACCTCATGCTGGAAGAATTAAAAGGACATGTGGATGACTTAGACGTGGATAATATGGGTAACCTTATCGCAACTAAGAATGGGAAGCCCGATGGAAAGAAGGTCATGTTAGCAGCCCACATGGACGAAATAGGCCTTATGGTACGGTACATTGATAAAGAAGGATTTATCAAGTTCTCCAAACTGGGAGGAATTAACGACCAGATGCTCCTTAACCAGGAAGTGTACATTCACAGTAATGGTGAGCAAATACTGGGTGTAGTGGGAAGTAAACCTCCTCACCGGATGAAGGCAGCTGAGAAGAAGAAGCCAGTGCAATATGAGAACATGTTCATTGATATCGGTGCTTCAGATAAAGAAGATGCTGAAGAAATGGTGAATATAGGAGACCCAATCACCATTAAACAGAAATTTGCAGAACTTAAAAATGATCTGGTAATGGGAAATGCCATGGATAACCGGGTGGGCTGTGCCATCATGGTGGAAGTCATGAAACGAGCCCGCAGCGATGCTACCATCTATGGAGTGGGAACTGTTCAGGAAGAAGTGGGTCTTAAAGGTGCCAGAACCGCAGCATATCGGATAAACCCGGACATGGCCCTGGCCCTTGATGTAACCATATCCGGTGACCACCCTGGCATGAAAGAGGAAGATGCCCCAGCTAAAGCTGGTAAAGGACCATGCATCATACTCACCGATGCCAGTGGAAGGGGAATCATCACCCATCCACAGGTTAAAGAGTTATTGATCCAGGTAGCAGAGGAAGAAGAAATACCATACCAGTTAGAAGTTAGTGAAGGCGGAACCACAGACGCCACTGCCATCCACCTCACCAGAGAAGGTATTCCAACTGGAGTAATATCCCCACCATCCCGATACATCCACACCCCAGTTAGTGTGGTAAATATTAATGATGTGGAAAATGCAGTTAAACTGATATTAGCCGTGCTTAATAGACTTTAA
- a CDS encoding ATPase domain-containing protein yields the protein MERIKTGINGIDQFTGGLPRGKTILITGDAGSGKTIFGLQFALTSCQQNNKTVYITTEEDSKDLFTQGETFGWDIQSATNSGLLRFIELAGVRARVTEAEISIDVGAMKGNFSKFLKDLPEDTQTVIIDNIGSYTAKLTPYEFRDRFDLLVYELKERNITALIILDSATSREFNEIALFSVYGAIKLMKRENPYTGRRERVMDVVKMRSTKTPTQFMTYEINANGIDIISGVESKE from the coding sequence TTGGAACGAATCAAAACAGGAATAAATGGAATAGATCAGTTTACAGGTGGACTTCCTCGAGGGAAAACAATACTTATCACTGGAGATGCGGGTTCAGGTAAAACCATATTTGGTTTACAATTCGCCCTTACCAGTTGCCAGCAGAACAATAAAACTGTTTACATCACCACAGAAGAAGATTCGAAGGATCTTTTCACTCAGGGGGAAACTTTTGGATGGGATATTCAATCCGCCACTAATAGTGGGCTGTTACGTTTTATTGAACTAGCGGGTGTCCGTGCCAGGGTGACCGAGGCTGAGATCAGTATTGATGTTGGAGCCATGAAGGGTAATTTCTCTAAATTCTTGAAAGACCTCCCTGAAGACACCCAAACAGTGATAATTGATAATATTGGTAGTTATACAGCTAAGCTCACCCCCTATGAATTCCGTGATCGTTTCGACCTTTTAGTATACGAATTGAAAGAGCGTAACATAACTGCACTTATCATCCTGGATAGTGCAACCTCAAGAGAATTCAATGAAATTGCCCTATTCTCTGTTTATGGGGCCATAAAACTCATGAAACGTGAAAATCCATACACTGGCCGCCGAGAGCGAGTGATGGATGTGGTTAAAATGAGGAGCACCAAAACACCCACTCAGTTCATGACTTATGAGATCAATGCAAATGGTATTGATATTATTTCGGGAGTGGAAAGTAAAGAATAA
- a CDS encoding methanogen output domain 1-containing protein — MSEVKILIVEDESIVAMDIKHRAEGLGYEVTAITPSGEEALEHVAGNRPDLVLMDIVLKGEMDGIEAAQKIRDAYDIPVVYLTAYSDERTLKRAKITEPFGYIIKPFEDRELHSAVEVALYKHQMESKLKESEKWLSTTLESIGDAVIATDKNGKLKFMNPVASQLTGWGHDEAIGKPLDEIFKIIHEETGAPVDDPVVKVVENDAIIDLPSQVLLINKNGESVPIDDSSAPIKDENGGIIGVALVFRDVTQRRREAKEREELLKDKARGELSSFMVSALPVFASNIPPQIRDNIARSFADRFEKNMKPLFMEEMEKCQINKGDDTLTNQKVLFQCYLSWISEFMSNLGIITSTDIEKRKSYLNFANCPWTNEESVSPIFCLICRAIVIRSFTWTALHGHVEQSQCLLDGDHKCSFEFIISWNDNE; from the coding sequence ATGTCTGAAGTGAAAATCCTGATTGTGGAAGATGAAAGCATAGTGGCAATGGATATTAAACACCGGGCTGAAGGTCTGGGTTATGAAGTCACTGCCATAACACCCTCTGGAGAGGAAGCTCTGGAGCATGTGGCTGGTAACCGGCCGGATCTGGTGTTAATGGATATTGTCCTCAAGGGTGAAATGGATGGTATTGAGGCAGCACAAAAGATAAGGGATGCCTATGATATCCCAGTAGTTTATCTAACAGCTTATTCTGATGAAAGGACCCTGAAAAGAGCCAAAATCACAGAACCATTTGGTTACATAATAAAACCTTTTGAAGACCGGGAACTTCACAGTGCAGTGGAGGTAGCCCTTTACAAACACCAAATGGAGAGTAAACTTAAAGAGAGTGAAAAATGGTTATCCACTACCCTGGAAAGCATTGGAGATGCAGTTATAGCTACCGATAAAAATGGTAAACTTAAATTCATGAACCCGGTAGCCAGCCAGTTAACTGGTTGGGGTCATGATGAAGCCATTGGCAAACCACTAGATGAGATCTTTAAGATCATTCATGAGGAAACTGGTGCACCAGTTGATGATCCTGTGGTGAAAGTGGTTGAAAATGATGCTATAATTGATCTGCCATCCCAGGTACTTTTGATTAACAAAAATGGTGAGTCAGTGCCTATTGATGATAGCAGTGCCCCTATTAAAGATGAAAATGGTGGCATAATCGGTGTGGCCCTGGTATTCCGTGATGTAACCCAGCGTCGAAGGGAAGCTAAGGAAAGAGAAGAACTACTGAAGGACAAAGCCAGGGGAGAACTTTCCAGTTTCATGGTCAGTGCCCTGCCAGTATTCGCATCTAACATTCCACCCCAGATCAGGGATAACATTGCCCGTAGTTTTGCTGATCGGTTTGAGAAAAACATGAAGCCTCTTTTCATGGAGGAAATGGAAAAATGTCAGATTAACAAGGGCGATGATACTTTAACTAATCAGAAGGTATTGTTCCAGTGTTACCTTTCCTGGATCAGTGAATTCATGTCCAATCTGGGTATCATCACCAGTACTGATATTGAGAAAAGAAAAAGTTATCTGAACTTCGCCAACTGTCCCTGGACCAATGAAGAAAGTGTCAGTCCTATTTTCTGTTTAATTTGCCGGGCCATTGTCATACGTAGCTTCACCTGGACTGCGCTCCATGGTCATGTAGAGCAGAGCCAGTGCCTGCTTGATGGTGACCATAAATGCTCCTTTGAATTTATAATTTCATGGAATGATAATGAATAA
- the uvrC gene encoding excinuclease ABC subunit UvrC, producing the protein MSATISNPNDLPEKPGVYLLKDVKDEILYVGKAKSLKKRVKSYFKEELEDPKTRVLMRHFHHMDYMVTDTEKEALILESNLIKKHLPRYNIRLKDDKRFPYLQITSEDYPRLLITRNIREDGSHYYGPFTDVTSVRSLLKLLKPVFQLRDCKRMDGPCLNYQIDLCPAPCSGKVTRDDYNENVEKVKLFLEGRQKEVMDLLQNEMEQAAGSYDYEKAGVIRDQLFSLGEVMEKQKMEFNRSLDQDVIASSNDGEVVVVVVFRVMNGKIMGKEDFLMEGAQENSPPEILAAFIKQYYSGPRQVPSEILLPVMIEDKELIEKWLSDKMHAEDMGGLDNSDSPNREINVLNVDTVGDRDEMDTTGSIINTNIPIRADNDFAVSLRVPDEGLENRLVQMVIKNANIILNHHKQARGALLDLKTYLKIPKIPRRIESFDISNLSGQMAVASMVVFEDGKPSKNHYRKYKLETPGPDDYGMMREVLMRRYEKLMSKGETPPDLVVVDGGRGQLNVAIDVLDSLGVKTGVIGLAKEFEQVFIPEVAIPLILPPNSPALHVLQRVRDEAHRFAVKYHKNLRDKNLKSSPLDKIPGIGPKRKMNLLRHFNDLESLKNASIDEITEVKGINRNLAREIHAHLHPACD; encoded by the coding sequence TTGTCAGCTACAATTAGCAACCCCAATGATTTACCTGAAAAACCAGGCGTTTATCTCCTGAAGGATGTTAAGGATGAAATTTTATACGTGGGAAAGGCAAAGTCTCTTAAAAAGAGGGTTAAAAGTTACTTCAAAGAAGAACTGGAAGATCCCAAAACCAGGGTTTTGATGCGTCACTTCCATCATATGGATTATATGGTGACAGATACCGAGAAAGAAGCTCTTATTTTAGAATCTAACCTTATAAAGAAACATTTACCCCGTTACAACATTCGCCTCAAGGATGATAAACGCTTTCCATATCTGCAGATAACCTCCGAGGATTATCCTCGCTTGTTAATTACCCGTAATATTCGGGAGGATGGTTCTCATTATTACGGGCCATTTACTGATGTCACATCAGTCCGGAGTCTTTTAAAACTTCTAAAACCAGTATTCCAGCTCAGAGATTGTAAACGTATGGATGGTCCCTGCCTGAACTATCAGATTGATCTTTGCCCTGCTCCTTGCAGTGGGAAGGTCACCAGGGATGACTACAATGAAAATGTGGAAAAGGTCAAACTGTTCCTGGAAGGCCGGCAAAAAGAGGTTATGGACCTACTCCAGAATGAAATGGAACAGGCAGCCGGTAGTTATGACTATGAAAAGGCAGGGGTTATAAGGGATCAGCTATTCTCTCTGGGCGAGGTTATGGAGAAACAGAAGATGGAATTTAACCGTAGCCTTGACCAGGATGTTATAGCATCCTCCAATGATGGAGAAGTCGTAGTAGTGGTTGTTTTCAGGGTGATGAATGGTAAAATCATGGGAAAAGAGGACTTCCTAATGGAAGGAGCCCAGGAAAACTCACCTCCTGAAATTTTAGCAGCATTCATTAAACAGTACTATTCTGGTCCCCGCCAGGTACCTTCAGAAATTCTCCTACCAGTTATGATTGAGGATAAGGAACTTATTGAGAAATGGCTGTCTGATAAAATGCATGCGGAGGATATGGGCGGTCTGGATAATTCTGATAGTCCTAATAGGGAAATTAATGTTTTAAATGTTGATACTGTGGGAGATAGGGATGAAATGGACACTACTGGTTCGATAATAAACACTAATATTCCAATAAGGGCCGATAATGATTTTGCAGTGTCTTTAAGAGTACCTGATGAGGGATTAGAGAATCGTTTGGTTCAGATGGTTATTAAAAACGCTAATATAATATTAAACCATCATAAACAAGCTCGAGGTGCTTTGCTTGACCTGAAAACATATCTTAAAATACCAAAGATTCCACGGCGCATAGAATCATTTGATATATCAAATTTATCAGGGCAAATGGCTGTAGCTTCCATGGTTGTTTTTGAAGATGGTAAACCATCAAAAAACCATTACCGAAAATATAAACTGGAAACACCAGGTCCAGATGATTATGGTATGATGCGGGAAGTGCTTATGAGGCGATATGAGAAACTCATGAGTAAAGGAGAAACACCACCTGATCTGGTGGTGGTTGATGGAGGCCGGGGTCAATTAAATGTTGCCATTGATGTTTTAGATTCATTGGGTGTAAAAACAGGAGTCATAGGTTTGGCCAAAGAATTTGAACAGGTTTTCATACCTGAAGTTGCTATTCCACTCATATTACCTCCTAACTCCCCTGCATTGCACGTCTTGCAGCGGGTTCGTGATGAGGCGCATCGTTTCGCAGTAAAATATCATAAAAACCTCAGAGACAAGAATCTTAAGAGTTCCCCTCTGGATAAAATTCCAGGTATTGGACCCAAACGTAAAATGAATCTTTTAAGACATTTTAATGACCTTGAATCGTTAAAAAATGCTAGCATTGATGAAATAACAGAAGTTAAAGGCATAAATAGAAATTTAGCCCGTGAAATACATGCACATCTCCACCCAGCCTGTGATTGA
- a CDS encoding DUF169 domain-containing protein, protein MSKTIKEIGESLKTAGMLEIAPLCVYGSNNIPVGAVPMVDVDTCSAKAVLTVATGKTAHAVYMGPDCLKGVCMGGITWLGYAKKISPYIKYFVSTGHENFREGTAEYLKASPELFDKFRESIGDITPPGKYLVVSTCDDFAEKDKNGDNPDEDVVKSFLCFGNGQQIRNLCSLIHFRTENPFESIIAPFGPACSTMLTYPAHMAQKTPKNTAFIGPVDPTGNSWFPMDYMALGIPMNMAQDMCHDLEESFAFKRPEVAYPQKRNDIRPYGL, encoded by the coding sequence ATGTCAAAAACCATAAAAGAAATTGGAGAATCTTTAAAAACGGCGGGAATGCTTGAAATTGCACCATTATGTGTTTATGGATCGAATAATATTCCCGTAGGTGCTGTGCCAATGGTTGATGTTGATACCTGTTCTGCTAAAGCAGTATTAACTGTTGCTACTGGTAAAACTGCTCATGCTGTTTACATGGGTCCTGATTGTCTTAAAGGTGTTTGTATGGGTGGAATCACCTGGCTGGGGTATGCTAAAAAAATTTCACCCTACATCAAATATTTTGTATCCACCGGGCATGAAAATTTCAGAGAAGGAACTGCCGAGTATTTAAAGGCCAGTCCTGAGTTATTTGACAAATTTAGAGAATCAATAGGTGACATTACTCCACCCGGGAAGTATCTGGTGGTAAGTACCTGTGATGATTTTGCAGAAAAGGATAAAAATGGAGATAATCCTGATGAAGATGTTGTAAAATCATTTTTATGCTTCGGAAATGGTCAGCAAATACGTAATCTTTGTAGTTTAATTCATTTCAGAACAGAAAACCCATTTGAATCTATAATTGCTCCATTTGGTCCAGCTTGTTCAACGATGTTAACATATCCTGCGCACATGGCTCAGAAAACTCCCAAAAATACTGCATTCATCGGTCCGGTTGATCCTACTGGAAATTCCTGGTTTCCAATGGATTATATGGCTTTAGGAATCCCCATGAACATGGCTCAGGATATGTGTCATGATTTGGAAGAATCATTTGCATTCAAACGGCCTGAAGTTGCATATCCTCAGAAAAGAAATGATATAAGGCCCTATGGGCTATGA
- the uvrB gene encoding excinuclease ABC subunit UvrB → MRKFELISNYKALGDQPKAIKSLSDGINRGMNHQTLLGVTGSGKTFTMANVIKEVQKPTLVISHNKTLAAQLYEEFKELFPNNAVEYFVSYYDYYQPEAYVPQSDTYIDKESSINEEIDMMRHSTTQSLLSRDDVIVVSSVSCIYGIGAPEDYGNLVLQLEMGQQVEREEIISKLVEMQYERNDIDFSRGKFRVRGDVVEIFPAQGKTAIRIELFGEEVDGLSFIDHVSGQVNRQMDKIVVFPAKHFVTSPEKMNKALKGIKEELEDRLRVLEAENKLVEAQRLEQRTRFDLEMLKEMGYCQGIENYSMHISGRKWGETPYSLLRYFPDDYLTIIDESHVTVPQIRGMYAGDRARKDVLVDYGFRLPSARENRPLNFEEFHNLQNQVIYVSATPAQYELNLSEQVVEQIIRPTGLVDPEVMLYPVQGQVDHLMGQIREKIQKNQRVLVTTLTKRMAEDLTDYYARTGIKVRYLHSEISTLERIDIIDDLRRGEFDCLVGVNLLREGLDLPEVGLVGILDADKEGFLRSQPALIQTIGRAARNVEGQVIIYADKITDSIRNAVDITNHRRELQLKYNQDHRITPRSTERTLKEKPQEKDVIMRDDVEKMPKDELRLLIKDLKEEMKKAASRLDFEEAAHIRDKILILEGVKD, encoded by the coding sequence ATGAGAAAATTTGAACTTATATCAAATTATAAGGCATTAGGCGATCAGCCAAAAGCTATCAAATCTTTATCTGATGGAATAAATAGGGGAATGAATCATCAGACCCTTCTAGGAGTTACTGGTTCTGGAAAGACTTTCACCATGGCCAATGTAATCAAAGAAGTCCAAAAACCTACCCTAGTAATATCTCACAATAAAACACTAGCTGCGCAGCTCTACGAAGAATTCAAAGAACTATTTCCCAACAACGCCGTAGAATACTTCGTCAGTTATTATGATTACTACCAGCCAGAGGCCTACGTGCCTCAAAGCGATACTTACATCGATAAAGAGTCATCTATCAATGAAGAAATTGATATGATGCGGCACAGTACCACCCAATCTCTTTTAAGCAGAGATGATGTAATCGTAGTATCCAGTGTGTCTTGTATTTACGGTATTGGTGCACCAGAAGACTATGGAAATCTGGTACTCCAACTGGAGATGGGACAGCAAGTAGAGCGGGAAGAAATAATCTCCAAACTAGTTGAAATGCAGTATGAAAGGAATGATATTGATTTCAGCCGTGGAAAGTTCAGAGTCAGAGGAGATGTAGTGGAAATCTTCCCGGCCCAGGGAAAAACAGCAATTAGGATAGAACTTTTCGGTGAGGAAGTGGATGGGCTATCATTCATTGACCATGTAAGTGGTCAAGTAAATCGGCAAATGGACAAAATAGTAGTTTTTCCAGCTAAACACTTTGTAACATCACCTGAAAAAATGAATAAAGCTCTTAAAGGGATTAAAGAGGAATTAGAAGATAGACTTCGCGTGTTGGAGGCTGAAAATAAACTGGTGGAAGCTCAACGCTTAGAACAGCGCACCAGATTTGATCTGGAAATGTTAAAAGAAATGGGGTACTGTCAGGGAATTGAAAACTACAGTATGCATATTTCCGGAAGAAAATGGGGAGAAACTCCCTACAGTTTACTGCGTTACTTCCCAGATGACTATTTAACCATTATAGATGAATCACACGTGACTGTGCCCCAGATCAGAGGAATGTATGCAGGTGATAGGGCACGTAAGGATGTTCTGGTTGATTATGGGTTCCGTTTACCTTCTGCCCGTGAAAACAGACCCCTGAACTTCGAAGAGTTCCATAACCTCCAGAACCAGGTAATCTACGTCTCAGCCACTCCGGCTCAGTACGAGTTAAACCTTTCAGAGCAAGTGGTGGAGCAGATTATCAGACCAACGGGCCTAGTGGACCCTGAAGTAATGTTATACCCCGTACAGGGCCAGGTTGACCATTTAATGGGTCAGATCCGGGAAAAAATTCAAAAAAATCAGAGGGTTCTGGTGACTACTCTAACTAAACGCATGGCTGAAGACCTCACTGATTACTATGCAAGGACGGGTATCAAGGTGCGTTACTTGCACTCAGAGATCAGCACCCTGGAAAGGATAGACATTATCGATGACCTGCGCAGAGGAGAATTTGACTGCCTGGTGGGAGTGAACCTCCTAAGGGAAGGCTTAGACCTTCCAGAAGTGGGCCTGGTTGGTATCTTAGATGCAGATAAAGAAGGATTCCTCCGATCCCAACCGGCACTTATCCAGACTATTGGACGGGCTGCACGTAACGTGGAGGGTCAGGTGATTATTTACGCAGATAAAATAACTGACTCCATTCGAAATGCAGTCGATATCACCAATCACCGCCGAGAATTACAGTTAAAGTACAATCAAGATCACAGAATCACTCCCCGAAGTACAGAAAGGACATTAAAAGAGAAACCCCAGGAAAAAGACGTTATTATGCGTGATGATGTGGAGAAAATGCCTAAAGATGAACTGCGTCTTCTGATTAAAGACTTAAAAGAAGAAATGAAAAAAGCAGCTTCTCGCCTGGACTTTGAAGAGGCAGCCCATATCCGGGATAAAATATTGATTCTGGAAGGGGTTAAAGATTGA